A genome region from Labrys wisconsinensis includes the following:
- a CDS encoding ribonuclease J codes for MARDTSELVFCALGGIGEIGMNMALYGYGPPKKRQWLMVDCGVSFAGEDVPGVDLVMPDVRFIEAERRNLVGIVLTHAHEDHFGALIHLWPRLEVPVYATRFSAALLEAKRLAEPGAPRIDVRVIPSRHRFTAGAFDIELIDVAHSIPESNALAIRTPAGTVIHTGDWKIDETPVIPPLTDGARLKAIGDEGVLALVCDSTNAIREGRSPSERDVARSLAEIIATKKGRVAVTTFASNVGRIRSVAEAAMANDRSVIIVGRAMERVCTVARECGLLDGIPPFLSPENYGYMPREKVVAVLTGSQGEPRAALARIARDEHPDVTLAKGDTVVFSSRTIPGNEKAVGGIINGLVRQGVEIVTDRTHLVHVSGHPRRDELADMYGWVRPKIAIPVHGEAWHLSEHAGLARSLGVPDVITAKDGDIVRLAPGPAQAVATAPVAKVYLDGEILVHSSEETVPQRRRLAWSGAVSIALALSEKGEIVSEPDVKTAGLPLRSRDGRDMEDLIADAALAVLESLPRPKRRDPDAVEIAIERGVRSTVNSLWGKKPVCQVIVLVV; via the coding sequence ATGGCTCGCGATACTTCGGAACTGGTCTTCTGCGCTCTCGGCGGCATCGGCGAGATCGGCATGAACATGGCGCTCTACGGCTATGGCCCGCCGAAGAAGCGCCAATGGCTGATGGTGGACTGCGGCGTCAGCTTCGCCGGCGAGGACGTGCCGGGCGTCGACCTCGTCATGCCCGACGTGCGCTTCATCGAAGCGGAGCGCAGGAACCTCGTCGGCATCGTTCTCACCCATGCGCACGAGGACCATTTCGGCGCGCTGATCCATCTGTGGCCGCGGCTGGAAGTGCCGGTCTATGCCACGCGCTTCTCCGCCGCCTTGCTCGAGGCCAAGCGCCTGGCCGAGCCCGGCGCGCCGAGGATCGACGTGCGTGTCATCCCCTCGCGTCACCGCTTCACGGCAGGCGCCTTCGACATCGAGCTGATCGACGTCGCCCATTCCATCCCCGAATCCAACGCGCTCGCCATCCGCACGCCGGCCGGCACGGTGATCCACACCGGCGACTGGAAGATCGACGAGACGCCTGTCATCCCGCCGCTCACCGACGGCGCACGCCTGAAGGCGATCGGTGACGAGGGCGTGCTGGCCCTGGTCTGCGACAGCACCAACGCCATCCGCGAGGGCCGCTCGCCCTCCGAGCGCGACGTCGCCAGGAGCCTGGCCGAGATCATCGCCACCAAGAAGGGCAGGGTGGCCGTCACCACCTTCGCCTCCAATGTCGGGCGCATCCGCTCCGTCGCCGAGGCCGCGATGGCCAATGACCGCAGCGTCATCATCGTCGGCCGGGCCATGGAGCGGGTCTGCACCGTGGCGCGCGAATGCGGCCTGCTCGACGGCATCCCGCCCTTCCTCAGCCCGGAAAACTACGGCTACATGCCGCGCGAGAAGGTCGTCGCGGTGCTCACCGGCAGCCAGGGCGAGCCGCGCGCGGCGCTGGCCCGCATCGCCCGCGACGAGCATCCCGACGTGACGCTGGCCAAGGGCGACACGGTGGTGTTCTCCTCGCGCACCATCCCCGGCAACGAGAAGGCGGTCGGCGGCATCATCAACGGCCTGGTGCGCCAGGGCGTCGAGATCGTCACCGACCGGACGCATCTCGTGCACGTCTCCGGCCATCCGCGCCGGGACGAGCTCGCCGACATGTATGGCTGGGTGCGCCCGAAGATCGCCATCCCCGTGCACGGCGAGGCCTGGCATCTCTCGGAGCATGCCGGGCTCGCCCGCTCGCTCGGCGTTCCCGACGTGATCACCGCCAAGGACGGCGACATCGTGCGGCTCGCCCCCGGCCCGGCGCAGGCGGTGGCCACGGCGCCCGTGGCCAAGGTCTATCTCGACGGCGAGATCCTGGTCCATTCCAGCGAGGAGACGGTGCCGCAGCGCCGGCGCCTCGCCTGGTCGGGCGCGGTGTCGATCGCGCTCGCCCTGTCGGAAAAGGGCGAGATCGTCAGCGAGCCGGACGTGAAGACGGCCGGCCTGCCCCTGCGCAGCCGCGACGGCCGCGACATGGAGGACCTGATCGCCGATGCGGCCCTGGCCGTGCTGGAGAGCCTGCCCCGGCCCAAGCGCCGCGACCCCGACGCGGTGGAGATCGCCATCGAGCGCGGCGTGCGCTCGACCGTCAACAGCCTCTGGGGCAAGAAGCCGGTCTGCCAGGTCATCGTGCTGGTGGTCTGA
- a CDS encoding SDR family NAD(P)-dependent oxidoreductase codes for MTNPAPTSGGRARRALVTGVSSGIGEAIAGHLLDQGWQVVGFSRRAPAFAHERLRHVPVDLFDRAALGEALARIEPVEAIVHAAGMLRVGMVGGLDPENGRAMWRLHVDAAEQIVEALASRLPDGARIVLIGSRTAAGSAGRAQYAATKAALVGMARSFAIELAPRRIAVNVVAPGATDTPMLKDPERAAVAPKLPPMGRLVRPEEVAALTAFLLSGPAGSITGQQIVICGGASL; via the coding sequence ATGACGAACCCCGCTCCGACATCCGGCGGGCGCGCCAGGCGGGCGCTCGTCACCGGCGTCAGCTCCGGCATCGGCGAAGCGATCGCCGGGCACTTGCTCGACCAGGGCTGGCAGGTCGTCGGCTTCAGCCGCCGCGCGCCGGCCTTCGCGCACGAGCGGCTCCGCCATGTGCCGGTCGACCTGTTCGACCGGGCCGCGCTCGGCGAGGCCCTGGCGCGGATCGAGCCGGTCGAGGCGATCGTCCACGCCGCCGGCATGCTGCGCGTCGGCATGGTGGGTGGGCTCGATCCGGAGAACGGCCGGGCCATGTGGCGGCTGCACGTCGACGCCGCCGAGCAGATCGTCGAGGCGCTGGCTTCGCGCCTCCCGGACGGCGCGCGCATCGTCCTCATCGGCAGCCGCACCGCCGCCGGCTCCGCGGGGCGGGCGCAATATGCCGCCACCAAGGCGGCGCTCGTCGGCATGGCGCGCTCCTTCGCCATCGAGCTCGCGCCGCGCCGCATCGCCGTCAACGTCGTCGCGCCGGGAGCCACCGACACGCCGATGCTGAAGGACCCCGAGCGGGCCGCGGTCGCGCCGAAGCTGCCGCCAATGGGCCGGCTGGTCAGGCCGGAGGAGGTCGCGGCGCTGACCGCCTTCCTGCTCTCCGGGCCGGCGGGCAGCATTACCGGCCAGCAGATCGTGATCTGCGGCGGCGCGTCGCTCTGA
- a CDS encoding sialidase family protein, with product MGAHPAMIEAAGLGERSGILHPREGDPARLEAYLPSPCVQNHAANIAVLGNGDLAIVWFGGTQEGIPDISVYLARLPEGADRWTEPVKLSDDPARSEQNPVLFVTPKGELWLIWTAQIAGNQDTSLVRKRVSHDHGRSWGPIETLFDAPQGHGLFVRQPPVVLDDGAWLIPVFHCVGVPGAKWVGDHDVSAVRISEDEGRSWTEHVVPGSLGCVHMNVLKTRDGLLALYRSRWADAVHLSRSADGRTWSSPEPTVLPNNNSSIQASVLADGRIALVFNPASRADANARRTGLYDDIEDEIAPAAAPAPAASAERTAFWGAPRAPMTLALSADGGRTWPAMRDLEVGDGYCMTNNSKDGLNREFSYPTITQTPDGLLQIAFTYYRRAIKHVRVAPGWVR from the coding sequence ATGGGCGCCCATCCCGCCATGATCGAAGCTGCCGGCCTCGGCGAGCGCAGCGGCATCCTGCATCCCCGCGAAGGCGATCCGGCACGCCTGGAGGCCTATCTGCCCAGCCCCTGCGTGCAGAACCACGCCGCCAATATCGCCGTGCTCGGCAATGGCGATCTCGCCATCGTCTGGTTCGGCGGCACGCAGGAGGGCATTCCCGATATCTCCGTCTATCTCGCGCGCCTGCCCGAGGGCGCCGATCGCTGGACCGAGCCGGTCAAGCTTTCCGACGATCCGGCCCGCTCGGAGCAGAACCCCGTGCTGTTCGTCACGCCCAAGGGCGAGCTCTGGCTGATCTGGACCGCGCAGATCGCCGGCAACCAGGACACGTCGCTGGTCCGCAAGCGCGTCTCGCACGACCATGGCCGCAGCTGGGGGCCGATCGAGACCCTGTTCGATGCGCCGCAGGGCCACGGCCTGTTCGTGCGCCAGCCGCCGGTCGTGCTCGACGACGGGGCTTGGCTGATCCCGGTGTTCCATTGCGTCGGCGTGCCCGGCGCCAAATGGGTCGGCGACCACGACGTCAGCGCCGTGCGCATCTCCGAGGACGAAGGCCGGAGCTGGACCGAGCATGTGGTGCCGGGCTCGCTCGGCTGCGTCCACATGAACGTCCTGAAGACGCGGGACGGGCTGCTCGCGCTCTATCGCAGCCGCTGGGCCGACGCCGTCCATCTCAGCCGCTCGGCCGACGGGCGGACCTGGTCCTCGCCCGAGCCGACCGTCCTGCCGAACAACAATTCCTCGATCCAGGCGAGCGTGCTCGCGGACGGGCGCATCGCGCTCGTCTTCAACCCTGCGAGCCGGGCCGACGCCAACGCCCGCCGTACCGGCCTCTACGACGATATCGAGGACGAGATCGCGCCGGCGGCGGCGCCGGCTCCAGCCGCGTCGGCCGAGCGCACCGCCTTCTGGGGCGCGCCGCGGGCGCCGATGACCCTCGCCCTTTCCGCCGACGGCGGCCGGACCTGGCCGGCGATGCGCGACCTCGAGGTCGGCGACGGTTATTGCATGACCAACAACTCCAAGGACGGGCTCAACCGCGAGTTCTCCTATCCCACGATCACGCAGACGCCCGACGGGCTGCTGCAGATCGCCTTCACCTATTACCGCCGCGCCATCAAGCATGTGCGCGTCGCGCCCGGCTGGGTCCGGTGA
- a CDS encoding ABC transporter ATP-binding protein: protein MAALAQVQAHVSTPPPAEAPRDLIRIRGLDKTYAGGSVHALSNIDLDIRDGEFVCVVGPSGCGKSTLLRILAGLDDHDSGEAALDGRAITGPSRDVGVVFQAANLLPWLTVRENVALPLRVGGRQVGQAEDVDRLLDVAGLKDFGHRYPYELSGGMQQRAGICRALVRSPRVLLMDEPFGALDALTRERMNLELQRIWQASRKTVMLITHSISEAIFLADRVVVMSARPGRIIRELAVPIPRPRSNDGIISHPAYPDLAKEIRGLLNAQGDE from the coding sequence ATGGCCGCCCTCGCCCAAGTCCAAGCCCACGTCTCCACGCCGCCGCCCGCGGAGGCGCCGCGCGATCTCATCCGCATCCGCGGCCTCGACAAGACCTATGCCGGCGGCAGCGTCCACGCGCTGTCCAACATCGATCTCGACATCCGGGACGGTGAGTTCGTCTGCGTCGTCGGTCCCTCGGGCTGCGGCAAGTCGACCCTGCTGCGCATCCTGGCCGGGCTCGACGACCATGACAGCGGCGAGGCCGCGCTCGACGGCCGGGCGATCACCGGCCCCTCGCGCGATGTCGGCGTCGTGTTCCAGGCGGCCAACCTGCTGCCCTGGCTGACGGTGCGCGAGAACGTGGCGCTGCCGCTGCGCGTCGGCGGCCGGCAGGTCGGCCAGGCCGAGGACGTCGACCGGCTGCTCGACGTCGCCGGGCTGAAGGATTTCGGCCATCGCTATCCCTATGAGCTCTCGGGCGGCATGCAGCAGCGCGCCGGCATCTGCCGCGCGCTGGTGCGCAGCCCGCGCGTGCTGCTGATGGACGAGCCCTTCGGCGCGCTCGACGCGCTGACCCGCGAGCGCATGAACCTCGAGCTGCAGCGGATCTGGCAGGCGAGCCGCAAGACGGTGATGCTGATCACGCACTCGATCTCCGAGGCGATCTTCCTCGCCGACCGGGTCGTGGTGATGTCGGCGCGGCCCGGCCGCATCATCCGCGAGCTCGCGGTGCCGATCCCGCGCCCGCGCAGCAATGACGGCATCATCAGCCATCCCGCCTATCCCGACCTCGCCAAGGAGATCCGGGGATTGCTCAACGCCCAGGGAGACGAATGA
- a CDS encoding ABC transporter substrate-binding protein, whose protein sequence is MITRRQWLQASGVFAAALALGPRSAFAQAARTVKIGVGLKSINSSVINLLIGEALGYNAEEGFTVQGLALGGNANVQVATDKGDVDIGIGVPSYALPILAKGQWGNALWFYQYTYPYKWDVAVAPGSAVKSYADLKGRNIGVSDFGGTEYPVTRNVLKSLGIDPDNDVKWTAVGAGVPAGVALQRGAIDALAYYDTGFGIIEGAGIPFELVQRPGNLPMIGGQFLMGLRQRVQAERGLFVGFGRSAAKASHFILARPAAGAKAFLKLYPETAPRGSSEEQAVKSVLAAISRRIKLYEPPYQGAAMGSIRPDEFTTEAKMNNWAIDDVSKIYTNDLIGEINAFDVEKVREQARSYA, encoded by the coding sequence ATGATCACACGCAGGCAATGGCTGCAGGCGAGCGGCGTCTTCGCCGCCGCGCTCGCGCTCGGACCGCGCTCCGCCTTCGCCCAGGCGGCACGGACGGTGAAGATCGGCGTCGGATTGAAGTCGATCAACTCGAGCGTCATCAACCTGCTGATCGGCGAGGCGCTCGGCTACAACGCCGAGGAAGGCTTCACGGTGCAGGGGCTGGCGCTCGGCGGCAACGCCAATGTCCAGGTCGCGACCGACAAGGGCGACGTCGACATCGGCATCGGCGTGCCCTCCTATGCCCTGCCGATCCTGGCCAAGGGCCAGTGGGGCAACGCGCTCTGGTTCTACCAGTACACCTACCCTTACAAATGGGACGTGGCGGTGGCGCCCGGCTCGGCGGTGAAGAGCTATGCCGACCTCAAGGGTCGGAACATCGGCGTGTCGGATTTCGGCGGCACGGAATATCCCGTCACCCGCAACGTCCTGAAGTCGCTCGGCATCGATCCCGACAACGACGTGAAATGGACCGCGGTCGGCGCCGGCGTGCCGGCGGGCGTGGCGCTGCAGCGCGGGGCGATCGACGCGCTCGCCTATTACGATACCGGCTTCGGCATCATCGAGGGCGCCGGCATCCCCTTCGAGCTGGTGCAGCGGCCCGGCAACCTGCCGATGATCGGCGGCCAGTTCCTGATGGGGCTGCGCCAGCGCGTCCAGGCCGAGCGGGGGCTGTTCGTCGGCTTCGGCCGGTCCGCCGCCAAGGCCTCGCACTTCATCCTGGCCAGGCCTGCCGCCGGCGCCAAGGCCTTCCTCAAGCTCTATCCGGAGACGGCGCCGCGCGGCTCGAGCGAGGAGCAGGCGGTGAAGTCCGTGCTGGCGGCGATCAGCCGCCGCATCAAGCTCTACGAGCCGCCCTACCAGGGCGCCGCGATGGGCAGCATCCGGCCGGACGAGTTCACCACCGAGGCGAAGATGAACAACTGGGCCATCGACGACGTCTCGAAGATCTACACCAACGACCTGATCGGGGAGATCAACGCATTCGACGTCGAGAAGGTCCGGGAGCAGGCCCGCTCCTACGCCTGA
- the nuoN gene encoding NADH-quinone oxidoreductase subunit NuoN — MFPVPDFAPAIPEILLVVGAIGLLMYGVFAGEGSMRPVSYVAVALIVAVGIGIAYFSGSDRVVTFGGSFVVDGFARFTKLVTLIGSGAAILLSLDYLQAKRIERFEYPVLILLATTGMMIMLSSGDLITLYLGLELQSLALYVVASIHRDDTRSTEAGLKYFVLGALSSGMLLYGCSLIYGFSGTIAYAGIAAAIHGQVSIGLVFGIVFLLAGLAFKISAVPFHMWTPDVYEGAPTPVTAFFAAAPKMAAMGLLVRVVITSFPSALAQWQQIVVFISIASMALGAFAAIGQTNIKRLMAYSSIGHMGFALVGLAAGTEQGVSGVMIYMALYLAMTLGTFAVILSMKRGGAFIETIDDLAGLSRTSPGMAFALAALMFSLAGIPPLAGFFAKFYVFAAAVQAGLYWLAVLGVVASVVGAYYYLRIVKLMYFDEPAPGFEPMSRTTSVVLAIATAVTVLFVVWPSLITAPAAVAAKALF, encoded by the coding sequence ATGTTCCCCGTTCCCGATTTCGCCCCCGCTATCCCGGAGATCCTGCTGGTCGTCGGCGCGATCGGGCTGTTGATGTACGGCGTCTTCGCCGGCGAAGGCTCGATGCGCCCCGTCTCCTACGTCGCGGTGGCGTTGATCGTCGCGGTCGGAATCGGGATCGCCTATTTCAGCGGGTCGGACCGGGTGGTGACCTTCGGCGGCTCCTTCGTGGTCGACGGCTTCGCCCGCTTCACCAAGCTGGTGACGCTGATCGGCTCGGGCGCGGCCATCCTGCTCTCGCTCGACTATCTCCAGGCCAAGCGCATCGAGCGCTTCGAATATCCCGTGCTGATCCTGCTGGCGACGACGGGCATGATGATCATGCTGTCGTCCGGCGACCTCATCACGCTTTATCTCGGCCTGGAGCTGCAGTCGCTGGCGCTCTACGTCGTCGCCTCGATCCATCGCGACGACACCCGCTCGACCGAGGCGGGCCTGAAATATTTCGTGCTCGGCGCACTGTCCTCCGGCATGCTGCTCTATGGCTGCTCGCTGATCTACGGCTTCTCCGGCACCATCGCCTATGCCGGCATCGCCGCGGCCATCCATGGCCAGGTCTCGATCGGCCTCGTCTTCGGCATCGTCTTCCTGCTCGCCGGCCTCGCCTTCAAGATCTCGGCCGTGCCGTTCCACATGTGGACGCCCGACGTCTACGAAGGCGCGCCGACGCCGGTCACCGCCTTCTTCGCCGCCGCCCCGAAGATGGCGGCGATGGGCCTGCTGGTGCGCGTCGTCATCACCTCCTTCCCCTCCGCCCTGGCGCAGTGGCAGCAGATCGTCGTCTTCATCTCGATCGCCTCCATGGCGCTCGGCGCCTTCGCCGCCATCGGCCAGACCAACATCAAGCGGCTGATGGCCTATTCCTCGATCGGCCATATGGGCTTCGCCCTGGTGGGCCTCGCCGCCGGCACCGAGCAGGGGGTGAGCGGCGTCATGATCTACATGGCGCTGTATCTGGCCATGACCCTCGGCACCTTCGCCGTGATCCTGTCGATGAAGCGCGGAGGCGCCTTCATCGAGACGATCGACGACCTTGCCGGCCTGTCGCGCACCAGCCCGGGCATGGCCTTCGCGCTGGCGGCGCTGATGTTCTCCCTCGCCGGCATCCCGCCGCTCGCCGGCTTCTTCGCCAAGTTCTACGTCTTCGCCGCCGCGGTGCAGGCCGGCCTCTACTGGCTGGCGGTGCTGGGCGTCGTCGCCAGCGTGGTCGGCGCCTATTACTATCTGCGCATCGTCAAGCTGATGTATTTCGACGAGCCTGCGCCCGGCTTCGAGCCGATGAGCCGCACCACCTCGGTGGTGCTGGCCATCGCCACGGCCGTGACCGTCCTGTTCGTCGTCTGGCCGTCGCTGATCACGGCCCCTGCCGCGGTAGCCGCCAAGGCGCTGTTCTGA
- a CDS encoding iron-containing alcohol dehydrogenase, which translates to MTMHTPPSPAGLALPIAIQRPRLIEFGAGTAPIAGRWAREQQRHRILVVADAFNAGRVGVLDLPGAVTVFGEVRPEPDLPNLQAALELAAEAQPDLVVGFGGGSAMDLAKLVAVLPGSSQTLHEVVGAEKVKARSVALMQVPTTSGTGSEAGTRALITDPATRNKLAVQSLHMLADIAVIDPALTLTLPPAVTAATGVDAMAHCVEAFTSRKAHPLIDMYALEGVRLVGRHLARAIRDGSDIEARAGLALASLYGGFCLGPVNTAAGHAVAYPLGTRHHVAHGAANALIFPHTLAFNAPAVPEKTAAILGALGLTAAAHSDAVFAAAHRYCADLGCEMRLSALDVPREDLPAMASEAHAIRRLLDNNPRDISREEILALYEEAY; encoded by the coding sequence ATGACCATGCACACGCCGCCCTCCCCCGCCGGCCTGGCGCTGCCGATCGCGATCCAGCGGCCGCGCCTGATCGAATTCGGCGCCGGCACGGCGCCGATCGCCGGCCGTTGGGCGCGGGAGCAGCAGCGCCATCGCATCCTGGTGGTCGCCGACGCCTTCAATGCCGGCCGCGTCGGCGTCCTGGACCTGCCGGGCGCCGTCACGGTGTTCGGCGAGGTCAGGCCCGAGCCGGACCTGCCGAATCTCCAGGCCGCGCTCGAGCTCGCCGCCGAAGCGCAGCCGGACCTCGTCGTCGGCTTCGGCGGCGGCAGCGCCATGGATCTCGCCAAGCTTGTCGCCGTGCTGCCGGGCAGCAGCCAGACCCTGCACGAGGTCGTCGGGGCGGAGAAGGTCAAGGCCAGGAGCGTCGCGCTGATGCAGGTGCCGACCACGTCGGGCACCGGCAGCGAGGCGGGCACCCGCGCCCTGATCACCGATCCCGCGACGCGCAACAAGCTGGCGGTGCAGAGCCTGCACATGCTCGCCGACATCGCCGTTATCGATCCGGCCCTGACGCTGACCCTGCCGCCGGCCGTGACCGCGGCAACCGGCGTCGACGCCATGGCGCATTGCGTCGAGGCCTTCACCAGCCGGAAGGCGCATCCGCTGATCGACATGTATGCGCTCGAAGGCGTCAGGCTGGTCGGCCGCCATCTCGCCCGTGCCATCCGCGACGGGTCCGATATCGAGGCCCGCGCCGGGCTGGCGCTCGCCTCGCTCTACGGCGGCTTCTGCCTCGGGCCGGTCAACACGGCCGCCGGCCATGCCGTCGCCTATCCCCTCGGCACCCGCCACCACGTCGCGCACGGCGCGGCCAACGCGCTGATCTTCCCGCACACGCTCGCCTTCAACGCGCCGGCCGTGCCGGAAAAGACCGCGGCCATCCTCGGCGCGCTCGGCCTGACGGCTGCCGCGCACAGCGACGCGGTCTTCGCCGCCGCGCACCGCTATTGCGCCGATCTCGGCTGCGAGATGCGGCTCTCCGCCCTCGACGTGCCGCGCGAGGACCTGCCCGCCATGGCGAGCGAGGCGCACGCCATCCGCCGCCTGCTCGACAACAACCCGCGCGACATCAGCCGCGAGGAGATCCTCGCGCTCTACGAGGAGGCCTATTGA
- a CDS encoding biotin--[acetyl-CoA-carboxylase] ligase, which yields MRLGQQARAAGFRHVHLPSIGSTNAEALARAEDRLWVTADEQFAGRGRRGREWASPPGNVYASLLLKDPASPRRAADLCFVAALAVADAVFAAAPRAAVGLALKWPNDALVYGAKVAGILVEGAHGQDGFAAVIGCGINVAFHPEGTPYAATHLAATDTATPGEVFAALSDGFARRLKQWDRGAGFPGIRSAWLAQAAGLGRRILVRLPSGELDGVFEALDEDGSLILRDGAGERRPVSAGEIFFPGLVPPGAA from the coding sequence ATGAGGCTCGGCCAGCAGGCCCGCGCCGCGGGATTCCGGCACGTCCACCTGCCCAGCATCGGCTCGACCAATGCCGAGGCCTTGGCGCGCGCCGAGGACCGGCTCTGGGTCACGGCGGACGAGCAGTTCGCCGGCCGCGGGCGCCGGGGCCGGGAATGGGCCTCGCCGCCCGGCAACGTCTATGCCTCGCTCCTGCTGAAGGATCCGGCCTCGCCGCGCCGTGCCGCGGATCTGTGCTTCGTGGCGGCCCTGGCGGTCGCCGATGCGGTCTTCGCCGCCGCCCCGCGTGCCGCGGTCGGCCTGGCGCTGAAATGGCCGAACGACGCCCTGGTCTACGGCGCCAAGGTGGCCGGCATCCTGGTGGAGGGCGCGCACGGCCAGGACGGCTTTGCCGCGGTGATCGGCTGCGGCATCAACGTCGCCTTCCACCCCGAAGGCACGCCCTATGCGGCCACCCACCTTGCCGCCACCGACACCGCCACGCCCGGCGAGGTGTTCGCCGCCCTGTCCGACGGCTTCGCCAGGCGCCTCAAGCAATGGGACCGGGGCGCGGGCTTTCCCGGCATCCGCAGCGCCTGGCTCGCCCAGGCCGCCGGCCTCGGCCGCCGCATCCTGGTGCGCCTGCCCTCGGGCGAGCTCGACGGGGTTTTCGAGGCGCTCGACGAGGACGGCTCGCTGATCCTGCGCGACGGCGCCGGCGAGCGCCGGCCGGTCTCGGCCGGCGAGATCTTCTTTCCCGGCCTTGTGCCGCCTGGAGCGGCTTGA
- a CDS encoding ABC transporter permease, whose protein sequence is MSQAEITNAPSIGQAVSKPKGAARGKKEARGINGTAVSLVGLVILFAGWSLAVRYLDVPSYILPSPAAVWNALWSGIAVNPASPLGYYLPLWGTLKNAAIGLVIGSGLGLTLGSLMAESRLIEKLVMPYAFALQSLPKVAIAPLVVIWFGFGDGSKIAISALLAFFPMLINSFTGLRAVEPERIDLMRSLSASRFETYRIVKLPNAAPYIFAGLDMAVVYALLGTIVAEFLGAQQGMGVVITQAQAVTDVAGVFAALVILGAMGILLHGIVRGVERRVVHWGDRGRK, encoded by the coding sequence ATGAGCCAGGCAGAGATCACCAATGCCCCCTCCATCGGGCAGGCCGTCTCCAAGCCGAAGGGAGCCGCCCGCGGCAAGAAAGAGGCCAGGGGTATCAACGGCACGGCGGTCTCGCTGGTCGGCCTCGTCATCCTCTTCGCCGGCTGGTCGCTGGCGGTGAGATATCTCGACGTGCCCTCCTACATCCTGCCCTCGCCGGCGGCGGTGTGGAACGCGCTCTGGTCGGGCATCGCCGTCAACCCGGCCAGCCCGCTCGGCTACTACCTGCCGCTGTGGGGCACGCTCAAGAACGCGGCGATCGGCCTCGTCATCGGCTCGGGGCTCGGCCTGACGCTCGGCTCGCTGATGGCCGAGAGCCGGCTGATCGAGAAGCTGGTGATGCCCTATGCCTTCGCGCTGCAGAGCCTGCCGAAGGTGGCGATCGCGCCGCTGGTGGTGATCTGGTTCGGCTTCGGCGACGGCTCCAAGATCGCGATCTCGGCGCTGCTCGCCTTCTTCCCCATGCTGATCAACAGCTTCACCGGCCTGCGCGCCGTCGAGCCGGAGCGCATCGACCTGATGCGCTCGCTCTCGGCCTCGCGCTTCGAGACCTATCGCATCGTCAAGCTGCCAAACGCCGCGCCCTACATCTTCGCCGGCCTCGACATGGCGGTGGTCTACGCGCTGCTCGGCACCATCGTCGCCGAGTTTCTCGGCGCCCAGCAGGGCATGGGCGTCGTCATCACCCAGGCCCAGGCGGTGACGGATGTGGCCGGCGTCTTCGCCGCGCTCGTCATCCTCGGCGCCATGGGGATCCTGCTCCACGGCATCGTCCGCGGCGTGGAGCGCAGGGTCGTCCACTGGGGCGATCGCGGCCGCAAGTGA